CACAAAGATCTATGCTCAGTTAAGCGGAAAGTTAAGAAAAGAGTATTATCAGAAGTACTTTTAAATGTAAAAGGAGCAACGTCTTAAAGAACGTTGCTCTATTTGACTAAAGCACTCGTTAGTGGAATATCAATTTATTTTTTATCTCTTATTTCTTCCAGTATTTCTATTACACGATTGTTTTGTTCTTCAATAGATTTTAACCTTTTTTCAATTATGCTTGAAGAGAAAAACACAATTAGTACAATAGCTATTCCAATTATTAAATCCATTTCTATTCCCCCTGTATAAATCATTGTTTATCTATGTATTTTTAGTTAATACTACATACGTTTCAAATGGCTTAAAGTTACATGCTTGTTCAACTAACCTGCTGCGTTAGTTGAACAAGGGTAAATGGAATTATTCTATTATATATTTATCAATTTCACTAAAAGGATAGTAATGTTTTAATTCTGATTTATTTATATTAAGCTTTATCGCATCATTAGTGAGAATATACTCCATTTGGTTCACCCCGTCATGTGCATAATAGATATATTTCACATAAGGTTCATCTTCAAAAACTACAACTACATAATATGGAGGCAATTTTACTCCATATTTTCCTTCAACAGATTTTATCTCTTTCTTTTCATATCCCTTTTCATTCACAAGATAACTAGTCACTCTTTTTTCATATTCAGTTTTTGTGTTTTCTATTTTCAGATGTATGAAGAAAATCCCACAGATAAGCACAAGAAAGATGAGTAAAATTATTATTACTTTCTTACTCAAAATCTCACCGTTTTTAAACATAAAAACACCCCTTGTCTTGTACCATTCTTCATTTCATTCATTACTTCCTTCTTCAACTAACCTTCGGCTTTGGTTGAATAACAATAAAAGTTGTCACTAACTAGCCTAGTTCTGCTAAAGCACCCGATAGTTGAAGAAGAATTTTAAACTATTCCTTTACTTCAATTATGGCTTCATCGTCACCAACTATTTCAAGCACTGGCTTTTCATATGCTTTTGAAACTACACTTAATTTCCACTTTAAGTCTTCTTTACTCTCTCCACTCATAACATTTTTACCCCATATCCAAGAAGTAGGTACATCGTTCTCGTAATATACCTCGCATATCTCATACGAAATATAACCATTTTCCCAATCCTTTTTTACTATTCTATAATTCCAATAATTACTCATACTTTAATTCCCTTCTCCATTTAGAGTAAAATATCTATCTTTGGAGATAACCTTCTTAAACTAAACTGCTGCGTTAGTTGAATAAGGAAGGTACACATTATGTTCATATTGTTTAACGAATAGCTGAGTTCTAATTGTATTTCCTACCTAGACTATTACTTATTTAACTTTAATCTTCACCATATCATTTTTGGTACTCAATTATTAAATAGTAATAATAAATGAATTACCGCAAGGACTCCCATGAAATAAATAATTAATCTGGAGAAGGTATTCTTAAATCCATTACGAAGGTGCTTTTCAAAAAATAGATGCAGAATTGCATGAATGATCAAAAATGCATCTATGAACCAAAAAGTTATTATCTGATATTGACTGAAAAGTAAGGAAAGTATTATTGTGTACAGAGGAAGGTGAATAAACGTGAAGACTTTATAGGCTTTAGAATCTTCCATATCTTTAAGTACTATAAATAATATCCACTCCGAACGTCTTACAGCATCCATTTCGTGCAAAAGAAATAAAGAAAAGTTAAACAAAAATAGTACAAGCAAAAAATCAGGCATATTAATCCTCCTACAAATCTATAACTTCATGGTACTATAGTTTAATAAATTCATATAGCAAAATATGTCACTTTTTAAAATGAATATCTGCCTTAAGTTCGAATAATTTCTCTACAACTAGTAACTCCTTACGACTCAATTTGTTCCTTCTGCGATATAAAAAAGCCAACAAATAGTATGTTGACTTCAGTAATACTTATTAAACTAAAGCACCCGTTCGTATTATAAGGTTAGTGAACTGACCTAGCGATATGAGACACATATAAAACACCTTTTTAGGCTGCCGCAATGCCAAATTCTTTTGGCGTAAGGTAGCCTAATTTTTCTTGGATACGTTCTTCATTGTAATGACGAATATACTCGTCAATTCTTTGCACAACACTGACATTACTTAATGAATTAAACTTGGCTAGGCTAAACTCTTCTGTTTTTAAACTAGAATGAAAGGACTCAATTACTGCATTATCCCAACAGTTTCCACGTCTGGACATACTGCTAACTAAATGGTTTTCCTTCAAGGCATTTTGATAAGCATACGATGTATAGACACTTCCTTGATCAGAATGAACAATAACTCCTTGGGGATTTCCGCGAGCTATTAACGCTTCACGCAACGTATCCATGACTAACGGAGTCTGTTGATGATTATAAAGCTTATAAGTGACAATTTCATTGTTATATAGATCCATGATCGTCGAAAGATATAA
The nucleotide sequence above comes from Psychrobacillus glaciei. Encoded proteins:
- a CDS encoding DUF3139 domain-containing protein, which gives rise to MFKNGEILSKKVIIILLIFLVLICGIFFIHLKIENTKTEYEKRVTSYLVNEKGYEKKEIKSVEGKYGVKLPPYYVVVVFEDEPYVKYIYYAHDGVNQMEYILTNDAIKLNINKSELKHYYPFSEIDKYIIE
- a CDS encoding DUF6713 family protein, which gives rise to MPDFLLVLFLFNFSLFLLHEMDAVRRSEWILFIVLKDMEDSKAYKVFTFIHLPLYTIILSLLFSQYQIITFWFIDAFLIIHAILHLFFEKHLRNGFKNTFSRLIIYFMGVLAVIHLLLLFNN